The segment TTTCGCCGAGGTGTTCTTCGACGATGTCGAGCTGGCCGACGATGCGCTGATCGGGACCGAAGGCGAGGGCTGGAAGCAGGTGACCGCCGAACTGGCCTTCGAGCGGTCGGGGCCCGAGCGAATCTATTCGAGCATCGTGCTGGTCGACGCCTGGATCGCCCATGTCGCCCGTGCCGGCCGGCGCGACGCCGCGACCCTCGCATTGGCCGGCCGGATGACCGCCGAGATCGCGACGCTGCGGGCGATGTCGCTGGCGGTGACCGCGCTGCTGGCGCAGGGGCTGAGCCCGGTGGTGGAGGCGTCGCTGGTCAAGGACCTCGGCACCGGCTTCGAGCAGGCGGTGCCGCGATGGATCGGCGACGATCTCGCCGCCCATCCCGACGAGGCGGTCGCGCCCGAGCTTCACCGCACCGTCGCCTATCTCAGCCAGATCGCGCCGAGCTTCTCGCTGCGCGGCGGCACCCGCGAAATCCTGCGCGGCATCATCGCGCGCGGCCTGGGACTACGCTGATGACCCGCGAGGAACTGCTCGATCCGTTCGTCCGCCTGCTCGACGACATCTGTCCCCCTTCGCTGGTCCGCGCGATCGAGGCCGGCGCTTCGCCCGAACCGCTCTGGGCCGCGATCGAGGCGTCGGGCTATCTCGACGCGCTGGTGCCCGAGGCGGCGGGCGGGGCGGGGCTGACCCTGGCTCAGGTCGCGCCGCTGCTGATGGCGCTCGGCCGCCATGCCTTGCCGCTGCCCGCCGCCGAGACGATGGCGGCGCGCGCCCTCCTCGCCCGGGCGGGGGTGGAGCGTCCGCAAGGGCCGATCCTGCTGCTGGCGGGGCGCGGCTCCGCGCCGGTTCCGCTTGCCCGCGTCGCCGACCGCGCGATCGTCGCGCTCGACGGCCGGCTGGTCCTCGCCCCACTCGACCAGGCGACACTCGTCCCGACCGGCGAGCCCCATTCGCTCGCCGCCGCGCTCGCCTGGCCGGCGGCGGTCGCGGGCGTCGAGCTGGCGGCGGGGTCCGTCGACCTGGCGGCGCTCGCGGCGGTGCTGTCGGCGGCGGCGATCGCGGGCGCGGCCGATCGCCTGCTCGAAATGACGGTCGCCTATGCCGATGAGCGGAGCCAGTTCGGCAAGCCGATCGGCCGGCAGCAGGCGATCCAGCAGCAGATGGCGGTGATGGCCGAACAGGTGGTGGCGGCGCGCATCGCCGCCGAGATCGGCTGTGCCGCCGGGCTCGACGGCGACGGCGTCGCAGCGGCAGTGGCCAAGCGGACGGCGGGCGCAGCGGCGGCGATCGTCGCCGACATCGCCCATGCCGTCCACGGCGCGATCGGCATCAGCGAGGAATGCGACGTCCAGCTCCATACGCGCCGCCTGCGCGAATGGCGGCTGGCCGGCGGCGGCGAGGGCCATTGGGCGGCCCGCCTCGGCGCGGCCCGCCTCGCCGAGGCCGGGCTGTCGAGCGTCGATTTCGTGCGGATGCATGTCGATGGCGGCGATCGATTCCGGGCCGAAACCGTCGCCTGAACGCCGTCGATGCTCTACGCTCCCGAAAAAGGAGATGCTATGAGCCAGTCCCGTTTCGGCGCCTTCGACCAGATCGGCTTCCTCGTCGACGATCTCGACGCCGCGGTCGCGCGCTGGATGGCGCATTCGGGCGTCGGCCCGTGGACCGTCTTCCGCAACGTCACGCTCGACGGCGCCTATCGCGGCGCGCCGACGACGGTCGGGATCGACGTGGCGCTCGGCTATCAGGGCGATGTCCAGATCGAACTGATCGAGGCGACCGACGCCGCCGCCTCGCCCTATCGCGCGGCGGACGGCAGCCGGCTGCTCGGCCTCCACCACCTCGCCCGCATCGTCGACGATCTCGACGCGGCGGTGGCGGCGGCGCAGGCCGGGGGCATGGCGCTGGTCTTCGTGGCGCGGAATCCCTCGACCCGGGTCGCCTATCTCGACGTGCCCGGCGATCCCGGCACGCTGTTCGAGTTCATCGAGGGGCCCGGCCTGCGCGAGATGTGCGATGCCGGGATCGCGGCGGCGCGCGCCTGGGACGGCAGCGCGGCGGTGACGATGATCGACCTGGCCTGACGTGAGGAAGCGGCGCCCACCCCCCTTGGTGGACGCCGCCCTGTTCGTCGCCGCGCAGCGCGCTACTCGGCGGCGGTCGCCATCGCCTGGTCGTCATTGGCGATGCGCGGATCCTCGCTGACGGCGGTCGTCCAGGCCCACTCGCCGGGCGGCGGCGGGTTGGTGATGCCATATTCCTCGCGGATGTCGCTGACCTTCCAGTCGAGATAGTCGCGATAGGGGATCAGGAAGAGCGGGTGCTTCCACGCCCGGCCCTGCGCCGCGCCGATATCCTCGGCGTCGAGCTCGACCTTGAACGCCTCCGGGTAGAACAGGCCGCTCTTCATCGTCGTCTTCGCCTTCAGATAGGCGCTGACCCGGTTGAAGAAGGCCGCCAGCTCGGGCCGGAAATATTGATAGAGCGCGCGCGCATTGGCGGCGAGCAGCGCGACCTCCCCGGCATGGTTGGTCTCGAAGCCGGTGATCATGTGCTCGATGTCGTGGGTATGGGTCCGCTCCTTCATGTAGAAGTCGAAGTCGGTCTTGATCTCCATCCCCTGGTAGAAATGGTCCATGTTGTAGCCGCTGTGGACGACGAAGTCGTAGATCACCGCGCGCAGCGTGCCGGGCTCGGCGCCCTTCAGCTCCTCGGTGGTGAACAGTGAGACCTTGCGGCCTTCGAGCCAGGCCTTGAACGCGGGCAGGCGCGCCTTCTCCTCCTCGAACAGCTGGAAGATGCGCGGCCAGTCCTCGAGCTCCATCAGGATCTTGACGACATTGGGGATGAAGGCGGTGTTGGGCAGGTCGGGCCCGTTCCGGCGTAGCATCTCCTGCGCGATCAGCACGCGCAGCTCGCCATGGTTGAGATAGGGCGAGGAGCTGATCAGCGTCGAGCTCCGCGTCGTATATTGGATGTCGCTGGCGTTGTAATAGGCGAAGTCGGCGTCGCTGACCTTCGAGGCGATGTCGTTGTCCATGTCCGCTCTCCTGCAAGCTGTCCGCCAGCCTCTCCATGCCGGCGTCGCGCTATTTCGGAACCTATTTCACTTATTCCCGGCGGGCAAGGAAAATGCGCCGGGCGGATGGCGAAACGCGCCAATATTTCCTAGGCTTTTCTACGCAAAGCGGGAAAATGGAGAGAAATATGGAATGCGACCGGCTGGCCATCGCCAACCAGCTTGCGCGATTCGCGCGGACCGTCGACTCGCGCGACTGGGACGCGGTGGGGGAGGTCTTCGCCGACGATGTCAGCTTCGACTATGGCGACGGGCGCGAGCAGAGCGGGATCGCCGCGATGCGCGCGCAGTTCCGCGTCTTCCTGGGCGGCTGCGGGCCGTCGCAGCACCTGATCGGCAGCATCGCGATCGAACTGGACGGCGATGCGGCGGTCAGCCGGGCCTATGTCCAGGCGCGCCACCAGGGGCGCGGCGACAAGGCCGACCGGATCTTCGACACCCATGGCGACTATGTCGACCGCTGGGCCCGCACCCCCGCCGGCTGGCGCATCGTCCGGCGCGACGCGCGCTGGTCGATGCATGTCGGCGATCCGAGCGTGCTCGCGCCGGGCTGAGGCGCGGCGCGGGTCGGGCGCGGTACGGCGATCAGGGCCGGATCGACGCGCCGCCGTCGACCGCCAGCACCTGGCCGTTGATCCACTCGCCGTCGGCGGAGAACAGCATCGCCACCATCGCGGCGATGTCCTCGCTCTCGCCCAGCCGCCAGTGGCGGTGCGCGGCGAGGACCTGTTCCTGGAAGGCGAGCGGCATCGATCGCTTGATCTGGTCGGTCAGCACCATGCCGGGGGCGATGGCGTTGGCGCGCACCCCCTCCTTGCCCCAGCGGCTGGCGATGTGGCGGACCAGCGCGTTCACCGCCGCCTTGGTCATCGCATAGGCGACCCGCTCGGGCTCGCCCATATGCGCGGCGGAGGAGGAGGTGACGACGAAGGCGCCGCGATTGGCGACGAGGTGCGGCAGCGCGTGGCGGGCGCAGGACAGCAC is part of the Rhizorhabdus wittichii RW1 genome and harbors:
- a CDS encoding acyl-CoA dehydrogenase domain protein (PFAM: acyl-CoA dehydrogenase domain protein; Acyl-CoA dehydrogenase, type 2, C-terminal domain); protein product: MTREELLDPFVRLLDDICPPSLVRAIEAGASPEPLWAAIEASGYLDALVPEAAGGAGLTLAQVAPLLMALGRHALPLPAAETMAARALLARAGVERPQGPILLLAGRGSAPVPLARVADRAIVALDGRLVLAPLDQATLVPTGEPHSLAAALAWPAAVAGVELAAGSVDLAALAAVLSAAAIAGAADRLLEMTVAYADERSQFGKPIGRQQAIQQQMAVMAEQVVAARIAAEIGCAAGLDGDGVAAAVAKRTAGAAAAIVADIAHAVHGAIGISEECDVQLHTRRLREWRLAGGGEGHWAARLGAARLAEAGLSSVDFVRMHVDGGDRFRAETVA
- a CDS encoding short-chain dehydrogenase/reductase SDR (PFAM: short-chain dehydrogenase/reductase SDR; KR), which gives rise to MGLMRRLEGKVAVVAGAGGIGTATARRLAQEGGSVLLGDLDGDAAIAAARAIAAEGGHVTGFGYDQADDASVARLVAAAVETHGRLDFIHANAANMVAIREDGDALTIPLDVFDATVAVNMRGVLSCARHALPHLVANRGAFVVTSSSAAHMGEPERVAYAMTKAAVNALVRHIASRWGKEGVRANAIAPGMVLTDQIKRSMPLAFQEQVLAAHRHWRLGESEDIAAMVAMLFSADGEWINGQVLAVDGGASIRP